In uncultured Desulfovibrio sp., the sequence ATGTGCATCATGGTCATCTTTTTCCACGAGCGCTTTTCCTGGCTCACGGCCTCGGCCATTGCCCTGGCGGTGCTGGGCGTCTACCTGCTCAGCGGCCATCACAGTGGCACGGGAAGTCTCAGCCTGCTGGGCCTGGGGCTGGCCCTGCTGTCCAGCCTGTGCAATGCGGTCTATATCGTCAGCCTGCACACCTTCCATCATCCCCGGCTCACGGGCCTTTCCGTCACCTTCTGGGTGCTGGCCTTCGGCGCGCTCATTGCCCTGATCTATGCCCTGATCTGCGGCAGCCTGCGTCCCCTGGCCAGCCTGGAAGAAGCGGGAAACGCCCTTGGCCTGGCCCTCATCACCGGCCTGATCAGCAATCTGACCCTGGTGCTGGCCGTGCAGCGCATCGGCTCCACCCTCACGTCCATCCTGGGCGTCATGGAACCACTGACCGCCGTCAGTGTGGGCATCGTCATCTTTCAGGAACCCTGCACACCCGCCGTGCTCGCCGGCGTGGGCATCATCTGCGCCGCTGTGCTGCTGGTCATGACCGGTCCGCAGCTGCTGAGCCGGCTGCGGCACAAAAACTGACAAAACGGCGGGGGACGTTCCGCAGAACATATCCCCCGCCGTGTCTTGCTTCTGCCGACGCCTTCAGGAGGGCGCGTCCCAGCGCAGATGCAGCAGCGGATAGGGCCGTCCGTCCCCGTCCAGCGGCGAACGCCCGTACACCCGGAAGCTACAGCGGGCATAAAAGGCCCGCGCCCCCAGGTTCTGTTCGTTCACATCCAGAAAGACGTACTGCCGCCCTGCACAGGCATGGGCCAGCAGCGCGCGTCCCACGCCCCGGCCAAAGGCTTCCGGCGCCACAAAGAGCATTTCCACGCGCAGCACCCCGCCCTGCGCCCAGCCGCCCCAGAAACCGTGCGCCTTGCCGTCCTCTTCCAGCAGCCAGAGCTGGTGCATGGCCGGCAGATAGCGGCGCGGCATGGCCGCCGCCATGGCCTCCAGGTCTTCCCGCGCCAAAAAAGGATGCGTGGCCTCCACACTGCGCCGCCACAGCGCCGCCAGCGCAGACCAGTCGCCCGATGTGGCCGGACGAATGCGTCGCCCCAATGATCCGTGCTGCCCTTCCCGCATGAACCGTTCTCCCGCAAACCGCCAGGCCCGGCCCCCGGCGCTGTACCACGGCATCGTCACGACACAGGGTTTGCCAGATGGGCACACACCGCGCCCACCCGCCAGAAAAGGCCGGCAGCCGTCTTCCCAGGCTGCCGGACGCCGGCAAAGACGGAACACGCTGCCGGCATTGAGGAGCGGAACAGGCCATCCCCCCGCACACCTGCGGAAAAACCGGCAACGCCCCGGGAACACCGGCCCCGGCACAGGCCGCCAATGCCCCCGGCCCGGCGCGGCATGGCATGCGCCGCCCCCCAGACTGACAGACGCCAGCCGGGCAGACCGCCTGCCTGCGCAGCGGCTCAGTAATTGTACTTCCAGCGGACACCGGCAGAGGTATTGTTCTGCTCGGTGCGGACCTCGGCCTTGCTGCGCGGCGTCAGCTGCAATTCGATGACCACGGCGGTGCTGTCCGACTTCAGGCCCTGTTCCACGCCCAGATACAGGCGCTCGCCAATATACTTGCCAGCCTGCAGGGAGCTTTCGTCATCCCCCTGATCATCGGAAAAGCCCCGGTGCGACGATCCCACGCGCAGCACATCCACCCCCAGCGCCTTGCGCGCCACATCCAGCACGCTCAGGCTGTCTCCGCCAAAGCCGGCCAGTTCGGCCACGGCTGCGGCCAGGCGCAGATTTTCGAAGCGGCCCAGCTCGTTGGAGCTGCGGCCGAACATGATCCGGGAAATGATTTCTTCCTGGGGCAGGGACGGCGTGCTGGACAGGCTGAGCTTGAGATGTTGCACCGAGCCGCCCAGGCGCACGTCCGCCGTAAGATCGGGCGTTTCATGGCGCAGCACCACGTCCAGCAGGGGATTGGACGGCGCTCCGCCGGCAAAGCGCACCACGCCGCGGTGCAGCAGGAACTGCGCCCCCAGCAGGCTGAACTGCCCTTCCACGGCTTCCACGCTGCCCAGCACCTGCGGATCATTCAGCGGCCCGGTAATACGCACATCGGCCTGCCAGCGGCTTTGCAGCCCCCGCCCGCGTACCACAAAACGGCCGGGCGTGCGCACCCGCACGTCAAGGGAGCCGCGCGGCACCTTCCGGTGCATATTGGCTGCCTGTGCCGTGCCCGTGTCAATGGGCAGGGTGGGGATACTGCTGCCGGTGGAAAGGCGGTCGATGCGTAATTCTCCCGTATTGATGACAATATCGGCCCGGATATCCGGCCCCAGGAGCGCGCCGGACATACCGAACGTTCCCGACAGGTCCACCATGAGGTCCCGGCGGCGCAGGGGACGCAGATCGGCCAGCTGGCCTTCAAGACGCACCTGCCGTCCGCGATCCCGCAGTTCACCGTTCAGCTGTGCCCGCCCCTTGTGGCCGTCGGTAAAGGAGCCGCGCACGCGGACATTGCCCAGCGCATCCAGGCCGGAATGCAGCGCAGTCTTGTCCAGCTCCACCGCCAGGTTTATGTCCTGCAACAGCACGCCCAGGGCCACATCCTCAAAGCGCCCCTGCTGCAAACGCACGGCACCGGCCACCACCGGGGCCTGTACCGTGCCCGAGGCATCCAGCCGGACATCCAGCTGGCCGTGCAGGCGGCGGTCCGCCATGGGCACAAGCTGCCAGAGCGGCCCCACGCGGCCCAGCCAGCGCAGCCGGCCTTCCAGCGCGGCCTGCGGCGGCAGCGACGGCACCCCCGACGCCGAAAAGGCCAGCGGCAGGCGCAGGCGGGCCTCCACCTGGTCCGCCCCCAGTGCCCGGCGGCTTGCCTCCGGCACATCCAGGGAAAGCTGAAGGCGGCTGTAGTCCCCGCCGGGCCGCAGGCTGCCCTGGCAGCGCAGGTCCAGAGGCGGCAGCGCCGCTCCCGGCACGCTCAGTCCGTCCACCGTCAGCGAGAACTGCCCCTGCGGACGGGCGGGCTGCCCGTCCAGCCGGGCATCCAGTCCCACACTGCCGGCAGGCAGCGCTGGCAACACCTTCTGCCAGGCTTGCAGGGATGTCTTTTCCAGCGCCAGGCGTGCGCGCACCTTGTCCGGCCCCAGGCTCCCTTCCAGCCGCAGCCGGCCGGCCGGGGCAATGTGCAGGTCCACATTGTGACAGCTCCAGCCATCGGCACCATATTCCAGCCGGGCCTCGCCCGCCAGGCGCAGGCCAATGCCCTGTCCGGGCAGCGAAAATTGCAGACGTTCCAGCCGCAGCCGGCCCGGCTCCCAGCGCAGGCGGCTGTCCAGCCTCATGTCTCCCGCCACGGTCGCGGATACGGAAAGCGGCCCGCACAAGGCGCCCGTGCCCTGCACGCGGCCCCGGGCAAAATGCTGCCCGGGCACATCCAGGCCCGCCACGCGGGCATCCGCCTCCAGACGCAGCGCCCCCGCGGTCTCCAGGTCGGCATCCACGCTCAGCCCGGTCCAGCTCAGGGCCGTGCCGCCGGCCCAGCGCAGGGCCCCCCGCGGCGCATCCAGGCGCACATGCCAGTGCGGCGCCTCCGCAGGCGCCGGACGGCTGGCCCGCACTTCCAGACGGGTCACGGCGCCCTCGGCCCGCACATCCGGCAGCACAAGACTCAGCGGACGGGACAGGGCCTGCCAGTCCCTGATTTCTCCGAACAGCGCCCCGCGCATGTAGGGCAGGCTCTCCAGCACGGCCCGCAGGTGGCGCAGCAGCGGGTCTTCCCCGGGCGCCGGACGGCGTTCTGCCGGGCCTGCCATATCCGGCACAGGGGCCTCAGCCGCCGCCGTTTCTTCGACGCCGGCAGCATCCTCAGCGCCCCGCCGGAAGGCCAGCAGCCACTGTCCGTCCAGACGGGCACCGGCGGCCCGCAACTGCACATCGTCCACGGCCAGAAAACCGGCAAAGGGCTGCTGCTCGCCTTCGCCCAGACGCCCCTGCGGGCTGCCCACACCGGCCAGCAGGCGAAAACGGGCCTCCAGCGGCGTGCCCCTGCATTCCACAGAAGCCTGCACAGCCGCATGGGCCGGCAGCCCCTCCAGCCCCTGCCGCCAGCGCAGGGGATAGCTTTCCAGCGCCACCGCAATGCGGGAAAGATCAGAACGCGGCGCCATGCTCCCGGCCTTGGCATCTGCCCCGCCGGCACCGGTCGAGGTACCGGTCGCGGCAACCGGGGCAGCGCCTGCGGCCTCCGGCGCCGGCATGGCCGCCTCAGCAAAGCGCAGGCCGGGGCTGTCTGCCCGCAGGGACAGACGCGGCGCATACAGCGGCCCGTCCACCAGCAGCCAGGCCCGTGTGGGACCGGCAAAAAGATTTCCCCAGGACAGGGACAGCCTGTCCGGCAGCCTTTGGCCCTGTTCACTGGCCCCTTCGGCGGCCGCCGCATCGGCTCCCTCGGCGGTCCCCGCATCAACAGGAGCCGCCGCCCCTGCCGGCCGTTCTGCCGGGCTGGCAGGCTGTTCCGGCCGGGCCGGCTCCTCCAGCGCTGCCACCACATCCGGCGCGGGCAGCGGCCGGACGCCGGCATCCAGCTCCAGCCGGATGCGGGCCGCATTCCACTGCTCCACCCTGTCAGGCAGGTCCAGCGCCAGGCTCAGGGCAGCGTTCGTCATGCCGGCCTGTACCTGCAAGCGCTCCAGCCGCAGCTGCCAGCTGTCCGTGGTGTGCCGGGCCTGCAAACGCAGCGTCACCTCGCCCTGCCCCAGGCAGGAAACCGGCAGCAGCGCCGCCAGCAGCGTGGGCGCGTCCACCCCCGCTGCCGCCGTCTCCGCGGCAAGGGGCGGCCGGCTTTCCCGCAGCAGGGCACGCCGCACAGCCTCCCGCGGCCAGCTGACCGCCAGCTGCACGGCCATATCCACCTGCGCTTCGGCCCCCAGGGCCGCCAGAAGCGTTCCCTCCAGGGTCAGCCGCGGCATCTGGTGCACATCCACCTGGGGCACGCCCTCTGCCGACGGCGGCTCCACACACAGCCACATGGCCGGCAGGGCCACCTCCCGCAGCTCCAGTCCGCGCAGCTCCACCGGCGGCAGCGGCAGAGAGGCCAGCACGTCCAGCACACGGGCCATACCGGCGCAGACGGCATCGGCCACGGCGCCGGCACTGTGCGCCACCTCCGGCGGTGCCGCCTCCGGTTCGGGCAGCAGGGGCAGACGGTACAGGCCCCCCCCGTGCAGACGCAGGGCATCCACCCGCAGGGCAGGCCGGCTCAGGGACAGGCCCCAGCGCAGCTCCAGGTCCGGTACTTCCAGCCAGAGGCCCCGGCTGTCCCGCCCCGTCAGGCCCACACGCGGCGCAAAGGGCAGACCGTCCAGGGCCGTCACTTCCAGCGACAGGCCCAGAGGCGTCAGGCTGTCGGCCAGCACCTCGTTGAGGGTATGCCGCAGCCAGCGCTGCCCGCTGCCGCTGCACAACCAGCCCAGACTGCCGCCCAGCAGCAGGACCAGCACAAGCAGCAGCAGTCCCAGCCAGCGCAGCGGACGGCGCCACCGCTTCCGCGGACGGGGCGGTGCAGGGGGGGCTGCCTGTGCCGGGGAAGCGGCCTCGGGCAGGGGCGATATGTCCCGGGAAGGTTCGGCCATCAAAAGGATTGTCCTATGCTGATATAGAGCTGTACGGGCGGGTCGCCCTCCACCGGATTGAGCGGTGTAGCCACGTCCAGGCGCAGCGGCCCCACAGGCGTATAGTAGCGCAGGCCCAGACCGGCGCCCCAGTGCAGGTCGTCCAGCGTGGGGTACTGGTCCCGATAGGCCATGCCGCCATCAAGAAAGGGAACAAGGCCCAGATTGTCCGTGAGCTTGAAGCGAGCTTCCAGATTGACCAGCTGATAGGAGCGCCCGCCCTCGGGGTCATCCTTGCTGTTGCGCGGTCCCAGGGCCTGATAGGAATAGCCGCGCACGGAACCTGCCCCGCCCACGTAAAAACGCATGGAACCGGGCATGGCGTGCAGGGGCACGCCGGCCATCATGCCTGCCGCCGCCCGCGCGGCCAGCACCAGACTGTCATCCGGCCGCCCGTTGGGCTTGCGCATGGGGGCGTAATAGCCCATCCACTCCGCCTCGCCCACCACAGCCGTGAAACGCTGGTCATAATATCCGGCCACGGGATTCACCCGGACCTTGCCCACGCTGCCTGCCGACGGGCTGACCTTGTTGTTGCGGCTGTCGCGCCGGATGGTCAGCTGCGGGCCAAGCACACTGTACAGCCGCATGCCGTGCCCGTCCTCGGCCAGCTGGCCGCCATCGCCAAGAACGCCGGCCCCCACATGCCAGTAGCGGTTGACGCGCCGCTCCAGCATGACCTTGGCCGCCAGGCCGCGCCGCTCGTAGGCATCGGTATCCTCATGCAGCAGGGACGCCTGGGCATTGAGGCTCTGGCCGGAACGCAGAAAGGCGGGCTTCAGAAATTCCGCCGTCATGCCCTGCTTTTCCGTGGTCACGGGCAGGCCCAGGCGCAGGCTTTCGCCATTGCCCAGCAGATTACGGTTTTCCCAGTCCGCCTCCACGCCGAAGCCGCTGTCCGTATCGTACCGGGCCTCCAGGCCCACGGAACGGGGCGGAGCATCCTCCACCTTCAGCAGCAGCGGCAGCGCGGCCACATCTCCCCCCGCAGCCTTCCACTCGTCCAGCGCCGGGGTCAGCGTAACGGCATTGAACAGGCCCAGCCCGCGCAGGCGGTCTCCGTAATTGGCCACCCGGCGGCTGTTCCAGCGCTCATCATCGGGACGCCAGTAGGCCAGACGCCGCAGATAGGCTTCGGAAACATCGCTCTTGCTCATGAGACGGATTTCGCCCATGAGGGCGGGCGGCCCGGCGTTGATGACCACCTCGGCATTGAGGGTGCGGTTCTGACGGTCAAGGGTATAGCGGGTGCGGGACACCGCAGCCACCGGATAGCCCTGGCGGCGCAGATACTGGGGCACACGGTCCACGGCGGCCAGGACTTCCTCGGCCGTTACCGGCTTGCCCGGCTCCAGCCGCAGACGATGCGGAAAGCGCGGCGGCGCCACAGGTTCGCGGGCTTCCCGGCCCAGCAGGCCCTGCAGGCCGCTGTACTGGGCACGCCGCGTTCCGTTGCGGAAGGCCTCGGGCACATGCGGCGCCGGCTCATAGCGCACCACGGCCTGACCGAGCACATAGCGCGGCCCGGGAACAAGACGCAGCAGCACGCGGGCCGGGCGGACCGAACCATCCACCTGAAAGGAGGCCGTTCCTTCATAATAGCCCTGCGAGTGCAGCAGCTTTTCGGCAGCTTCCTGGTCCAGACGGGCACGGCGCTCCAGCGCCAGCAGACCGTCAGGCGGTTCCTTGCGCAGCTGCTCCAGGGTACTGGCGGCCAGCATCTTGTCGCGCAGGTCCTCGGCAGCACGGGCAAAGCGGTCCTGCTGCCGCCGGTTGCCGCCTGCGGCGGCATCGGAAGCGTCGGGAGCGTCAGGATCCACGGCCGACGCCGCCGGCGCGGCTGCCTGCTCCCCGCTGTCCTCGTTCTGCTCGTCCGTTTCCAGCGGATGGGCATAGGGGTCACGTTCGGCGCGGGCGGCATCCACTTCCTGTTTCACGGCCCGGGCTTCGGCCTGCAGGCGGTCATGGTCCACATCGGGCCGCGGCACGGGCTTTTCCACCACCACCTGTACCGTGTAGGGCACGGGGTCCGCCGTCCATCCTGCCTCCTGTTCTTCCGTTTTCTGGGGACGCTCCTCCAGCAGCTGCACCAGACCGCACGCCCCCAGCAGGGGCGCGAGCAGGAGCAGCACAAGCAGGACAACAGGCCGGAAAGAAAAACGCATGGTGGCACTGTATCCTGTCCCTGTACAGGCCGCAAGCGCGGCTTGGAAAAAGTCTTCAGCCGGGCTATGCTCTGCGGGCACCCTTTCTTTCAGCCCAAGGAGACAGCATGAATTACGATCTCTGCCTGCATGTGGATCTCAAGGATGCCGACAGACTGGCCCTTGCCCTCAAGAATGCCCGCAACTACCAGAACGCCCTGCCCGGCGAGACCTTTCAGCTGGTGATGGTGGGCAACGGCGGTGCCGTGACCCTGTTTACCCGGCAGCAGACCGCCCTGTGGGAAGTGGCGCAGCCCCTCATGAAAAACGGGCTTGTGATCCGCCTCTGCCAGAATGCCCTCAATGATAACAGCCTGACGCAGGAAGACCTCTGGCCCGGCGTGGAAATCGTGCCTGCCGGTCTGGTGGAAGTCGTGCGCCTGCAAAAGAGCGGCTTTGCCTACGTCAAACCGTAGAGAGCGGCAGATGCTCAGGCGGGACAACCATGCCTTGCGCCGTTTGTCCCGCACAGGTACAGAAACAGCCCTTTCCCCAACGGGAAAGGGCTGTTTCTGTGAAATGTGCCCGGCAGGGACCCGCAAGGCCCTGCTGGCGCGGTCTGTTCCAGCGAAAGGCCGGGGAAGCCTAGCCCTTCTTGCGCGCGCCGGCCATCTGGTAGCGCTTCTGGGCGGAAAGCTCCACCTTGCGCAGGCGGATGGACTGGGGCGTCACTTCCACCAGCTCGTCCTCGCGCACAAAGTGCAGGGCATGTTCCAGCGTCATTTTCTTGACCGGCGTCAGGATGACATTCTCGTCCTTGCCGGCGGCACGCAGGTTGGTGAGCTTCTTTTCCTTGGTGGCATTGACGTCGATGTCATTCTCGCGGTTGTGCTCGCCCACGATCATGCCTTCATAGACCGGATCGCCGGGTTCCACAAAGAGGGTGCCGCGCGGCTCCAGGTTGAAGAGGGCATAGGCCACGGCATTGCCCGCGCGGTCAGCCACGATGGAGCCGGTGAAGCGGGTGGGGAAGTCGCCGCGCCATTCCTCGTAGCCTTCCAGATAGGAATTCATGATGCCCGTGCCCTTGGTATCGGTGAGGAATTCGTCCCGATAGCCGATGAGGCCGCGCGACGGCACGGAAAATTCCAGGCGCACGCGGCCGGTGCCGTTATTGGTGCAATTGAGCATGCGGCCCTTGCGCTGATTGAGCTTGTCCGTCACCACGCCCATGAAGACTTCGTCGCAGTCCACGTACAGGTGTTCGATGGGTTCCTGAACCTTGCCGTTTTCATCCTTCTTGAGGATGACCTCGGGCCGGCCCACGGAAAGTTCGAAGCCTTCGCGGCGCATGGTCTCGATGAGGATGGCCATCTGGAATTCGCCACGGCCCTTGACCAGAAAGGCGTCCTTGTCCGCCGTATCTTCCAGGCGCACGGCCACATTGCGCAGGCATTCCTTGGCCAGACGGTCACGGATGGCCCGACTCTGCACGATCTTGCCCTCGCGGCCGGCCAGCGGCGAGGTATTGATGCCGAAGCGCATGGATACCGTGGGTTCGTCCACCCGGATGCGCGGCAGGGCGCGGGGATTGTCGCGGGTGCAGATGGTGTCGCCGATGGTCACGTTTTCGATGCCCGCCAGTACCACGATGTCGCCGGGGCAGGCGCTTTCCACATCCACCAGCTTGAGGCCGTCGTACACTTGCAGACGGGTGGCGCGCAGGGGCACGGGCTGGCCGTCTTCGCCCATGCAGACCAGGGATTCCTTGGCGTAGACCGTGCCGTGCATGATGCGGCCCACGGCCAGCCGGCCCAGATAGTCGGAATAGTCCAGATCGGCCACCAGCATCTGGAACGGCTCGTCCGGGTCATACACAGGACCGGGGATGCGCTCCAGAATGGTGTCGAACAGGGGCGACAGGTCCTTGCGCTCATCTTCCAGATGATACATGGCCACGCCATCCCGGCCGATGGCATAGAGCACCGGAAATTCCAGCTGTTCGTCATTGGCACCCAGATCGATGAACAGATCGTAGATTTCGTTGAGCACCTCGTCCGTCCGGGCATCCTTGCGGTCGATCTTGTTGATGACCACCACCACGGGCAGGCCGGCATCCAGCGTTTTCTTGAGCACAAAGCGGGTCTGCGGCAG encodes:
- a CDS encoding DMT family transporter, whose product is MGLFFGLLSSATFGLIPFFTLPLIQGGMAAECALFYRFLIAAMALGAWLLWRGDAILAPLRSLLCLFGASLLYLLAALLFFWSFRYIPSGTAATIQFLYPVQVMCIMVIFFHERFSWLTASAIALAVLGVYLLSGHHSGTGSLSLLGLGLALLSSLCNAVYIVSLHTFHHPRLTGLSVTFWVLAFGALIALIYALICGSLRPLASLEEAGNALGLALITGLISNLTLVLAVQRIGSTLTSILGVMEPLTAVSVGIVIFQEPCTPAVLAGVGIICAAVLLVMTGPQLLSRLRHKN
- a CDS encoding GNAT family N-acetyltransferase, coding for MREGQHGSLGRRIRPATSGDWSALAALWRRSVEATHPFLAREDLEAMAAAMPRRYLPAMHQLWLLEEDGKAHGFWGGWAQGGVLRVEMLFVAPEAFGRGVGRALLAHACAGRQYVFLDVNEQNLGARAFYARCSFRVYGRSPLDGDGRPYPLLHLRWDAPS
- a CDS encoding translocation/assembly module TamB encodes the protein MAEPSRDISPLPEAASPAQAAPPAPPRPRKRWRRPLRWLGLLLLVLVLLLGGSLGWLCSGSGQRWLRHTLNEVLADSLTPLGLSLEVTALDGLPFAPRVGLTGRDSRGLWLEVPDLELRWGLSLSRPALRVDALRLHGGGLYRLPLLPEPEAAPPEVAHSAGAVADAVCAGMARVLDVLASLPLPPVELRGLELREVALPAMWLCVEPPSAEGVPQVDVHQMPRLTLEGTLLAALGAEAQVDMAVQLAVSWPREAVRRALLRESRPPLAAETAAAGVDAPTLLAALLPVSCLGQGEVTLRLQARHTTDSWQLRLERLQVQAGMTNAALSLALDLPDRVEQWNAARIRLELDAGVRPLPAPDVVAALEEPARPEQPASPAERPAGAAAPVDAGTAEGADAAAAEGASEQGQRLPDRLSLSWGNLFAGPTRAWLLVDGPLYAPRLSLRADSPGLRFAEAAMPAPEAAGAAPVAATGTSTGAGGADAKAGSMAPRSDLSRIAVALESYPLRWRQGLEGLPAHAAVQASVECRGTPLEARFRLLAGVGSPQGRLGEGEQQPFAGFLAVDDVQLRAAGARLDGQWLLAFRRGAEDAAGVEETAAAEAPVPDMAGPAERRPAPGEDPLLRHLRAVLESLPYMRGALFGEIRDWQALSRPLSLVLPDVRAEGAVTRLEVRASRPAPAEAPHWHVRLDAPRGALRWAGGTALSWTGLSVDADLETAGALRLEADARVAGLDVPGQHFARGRVQGTGALCGPLSVSATVAGDMRLDSRLRWEPGRLRLERLQFSLPGQGIGLRLAGEARLEYGADGWSCHNVDLHIAPAGRLRLEGSLGPDKVRARLALEKTSLQAWQKVLPALPAGSVGLDARLDGQPARPQGQFSLTVDGLSVPGAALPPLDLRCQGSLRPGGDYSRLQLSLDVPEASRRALGADQVEARLRLPLAFSASGVPSLPPQAALEGRLRWLGRVGPLWQLVPMADRRLHGQLDVRLDASGTVQAPVVAGAVRLQQGRFEDVALGVLLQDINLAVELDKTALHSGLDALGNVRVRGSFTDGHKGRAQLNGELRDRGRQVRLEGQLADLRPLRRRDLMVDLSGTFGMSGALLGPDIRADIVINTGELRIDRLSTGSSIPTLPIDTGTAQAANMHRKVPRGSLDVRVRTPGRFVVRGRGLQSRWQADVRITGPLNDPQVLGSVEAVEGQFSLLGAQFLLHRGVVRFAGGAPSNPLLDVVLRHETPDLTADVRLGGSVQHLKLSLSSTPSLPQEEIISRIMFGRSSNELGRFENLRLAAAVAELAGFGGDSLSVLDVARKALGVDVLRVGSSHRGFSDDQGDDESSLQAGKYIGERLYLGVEQGLKSDSTAVVIELQLTPRSKAEVRTEQNNTSAGVRWKYNY
- a CDS encoding BamA/TamA family outer membrane protein, with the protein product MRFSFRPVVLLVLLLLAPLLGACGLVQLLEERPQKTEEQEAGWTADPVPYTVQVVVEKPVPRPDVDHDRLQAEARAVKQEVDAARAERDPYAHPLETDEQNEDSGEQAAAPAASAVDPDAPDASDAAAGGNRRQQDRFARAAEDLRDKMLAASTLEQLRKEPPDGLLALERRARLDQEAAEKLLHSQGYYEGTASFQVDGSVRPARVLLRLVPGPRYVLGQAVVRYEPAPHVPEAFRNGTRRAQYSGLQGLLGREAREPVAPPRFPHRLRLEPGKPVTAEEVLAAVDRVPQYLRRQGYPVAAVSRTRYTLDRQNRTLNAEVVINAGPPALMGEIRLMSKSDVSEAYLRRLAYWRPDDERWNSRRVANYGDRLRGLGLFNAVTLTPALDEWKAAGGDVAALPLLLKVEDAPPRSVGLEARYDTDSGFGVEADWENRNLLGNGESLRLGLPVTTEKQGMTAEFLKPAFLRSGQSLNAQASLLHEDTDAYERRGLAAKVMLERRVNRYWHVGAGVLGDGGQLAEDGHGMRLYSVLGPQLTIRRDSRNNKVSPSAGSVGKVRVNPVAGYYDQRFTAVVGEAEWMGYYAPMRKPNGRPDDSLVLAARAAAGMMAGVPLHAMPGSMRFYVGGAGSVRGYSYQALGPRNSKDDPEGGRSYQLVNLEARFKLTDNLGLVPFLDGGMAYRDQYPTLDDLHWGAGLGLRYYTPVGPLRLDVATPLNPVEGDPPVQLYISIGQSF
- a CDS encoding DsrE family protein, whose translation is MNYDLCLHVDLKDADRLALALKNARNYQNALPGETFQLVMVGNGGAVTLFTRQQTALWEVAQPLMKNGLVIRLCQNALNDNSLTQEDLWPGVEIVPAGLVEVVRLQKSGFAYVKP
- the typA gene encoding translational GTPase TypA yields the protein MEQNAFLRNVAIIAHVDHGKTTLVDALFRQSGVFRADQQVDDRVMDSMDLERERGITIAAKNCAVHWKGVKINIIDTPGHADFGGEVERSLSMATGAILLVDASEGPLPQTRFVLKKTLDAGLPVVVVINKIDRKDARTDEVLNEIYDLFIDLGANDEQLEFPVLYAIGRDGVAMYHLEDERKDLSPLFDTILERIPGPVYDPDEPFQMLVADLDYSDYLGRLAVGRIMHGTVYAKESLVCMGEDGQPVPLRATRLQVYDGLKLVDVESACPGDIVVLAGIENVTIGDTICTRDNPRALPRIRVDEPTVSMRFGINTSPLAGREGKIVQSRAIRDRLAKECLRNVAVRLEDTADKDAFLVKGRGEFQMAILIETMRREGFELSVGRPEVILKKDENGKVQEPIEHLYVDCDEVFMGVVTDKLNQRKGRMLNCTNNGTGRVRLEFSVPSRGLIGYRDEFLTDTKGTGIMNSYLEGYEEWRGDFPTRFTGSIVADRAGNAVAYALFNLEPRGTLFVEPGDPVYEGMIVGEHNRENDIDVNATKEKKLTNLRAAGKDENVILTPVKKMTLEHALHFVREDELVEVTPQSIRLRKVELSAQKRYQMAGARKKG